A single genomic interval of bacterium harbors:
- a CDS encoding PAS domain S-box protein, with translation MDPAVDRPDLRRALASFITNRSPMVLDGWIRDVGTTLAIPERDWAGIKADQEAALVRWARHIANPANLETYLFLRSHTRRGFIAQFPASRFLAAQMRFLQVLRADLAEQYAADPARGAEIARLLEQEFNVRVLHITDFFVEGREELLLEQETSYRRAIDNAPSVILMADAAERRIFLANQVAERLIGSPRGGLEGRLLVDCYPSDERPRVETLLRTAEQHGYASRDDVHLLGRDGRRVPIVCSAGYIDYGDRHWIQLMCVDISDRERLETQLIQSEKMAAIGQLAAGIAHELRNPLAIVMNALYDLHQLLPDPGPEVGEDLHIAEEEITRAQAIIKNLLEFSRESGAEVERVNVNDMLTRTLQLMQKYLQNAGVRVTADLGPVPPCVANANAMRQILLNLVTNAVQAMPQGGELTLRTAKVAGDRMRLEVGDTGIGIPSAHLNDIWNPFYTTKDPGQGTGLGLSVVDAIVKRYRGQIFVASEVGVGTTFSIELPCPCHDDADPGVHTGGV, from the coding sequence GTGGACCCGGCGGTCGACCGCCCGGACCTGCGCCGGGCTCTCGCCTCCTTCATCACCAACCGCTCGCCCATGGTGCTCGACGGCTGGATCCGCGACGTCGGCACCACGCTCGCCATCCCCGAGCGCGACTGGGCGGGGATCAAGGCCGACCAGGAGGCGGCGCTCGTGCGCTGGGCCCGCCACATCGCCAACCCGGCGAACCTCGAGACCTACCTCTTCCTGCGCAGCCACACGCGACGCGGCTTCATCGCCCAGTTCCCCGCCTCGCGCTTCCTCGCCGCACAGATGCGCTTTCTCCAGGTGCTGCGGGCGGATCTCGCCGAGCAGTACGCGGCCGACCCCGCCCGCGGCGCCGAGATCGCGCGCCTGCTCGAGCAGGAGTTCAACGTCCGCGTCCTCCACATCACCGACTTCTTCGTCGAGGGCCGCGAGGAGCTGCTGCTGGAGCAGGAGACGAGCTACCGCCGCGCCATCGACAACGCGCCGTCGGTGATCCTCATGGCCGACGCCGCCGAGCGGCGCATCTTCCTCGCGAACCAGGTCGCCGAGCGCCTGATCGGCAGCCCGCGCGGCGGCCTCGAGGGGCGGCTCCTCGTCGACTGCTACCCGTCCGACGAGCGCCCGCGCGTCGAGACGCTGCTGCGCACCGCCGAGCAGCACGGCTATGCGAGCCGCGACGACGTCCACCTGCTCGGCCGCGACGGCCGACGCGTCCCGATCGTGTGCAGCGCCGGCTACATCGACTACGGGGACCGCCACTGGATCCAGCTGATGTGCGTCGACATCTCCGACCGGGAGCGCCTCGAAACCCAGCTCATCCAGTCCGAGAAGATGGCGGCCATCGGCCAGCTCGCCGCCGGCATCGCGCACGAGCTGCGCAACCCGCTGGCGATCGTGATGAACGCGCTCTACGACCTCCACCAGCTCCTGCCGGATCCCGGCCCCGAGGTCGGCGAGGACCTCCACATCGCCGAGGAGGAGATCACGCGCGCGCAGGCGATCATCAAGAACCTCCTCGAGTTCTCGCGCGAGTCGGGCGCCGAGGTCGAGCGCGTCAACGTCAACGACATGCTGACGCGCACGCTCCAGCTGATGCAGAAGTACCTGCAGAACGCCGGTGTGCGCGTGACGGCGGATCTCGGCCCGGTCCCGCCCTGCGTCGCGAACGCGAATGCGATGCGCCAGATCCTCCTGAACCTGGTCACCAACGCGGTCCAGGCGATGCCGCAGGGCGGCGAGCTGACGCTGCGTACGGCGAAGGTGGCCGGCGACCGCATGCGGCTCGAGGTCGGCGACACGGGCATCGGCATCCCGTCCGCGCACCTGAACGACATCTGGAACCCGTTCTACACCACCAAGGATCCCGGACAGGGTACGGGGCTCGGGCTGTCCGTCGTCGACGCGATCGTGAAGCGCTATCGCGGGCAGATCTTCGTCGCCAGCGAGGTCGGCGTCGGCACGACGTTCAGCATCGAGCTGCCCTGTCCCTGTCACGACGACGCCGATCCCGGCGTCCACACCGGCGGCGTGTGA
- a CDS encoding sigma-70 family RNA polymerase sigma factor, with amino-acid sequence MTRLPVREATGRRVADPSAGAASDPDVALMLAVQQGDGAAFPELFRRFGPRVHQYVRRLLSGHEARAEEITQDVFVQVYRFRERYRPESRLATWIFTIATNLCLNELRRPERQLRVDLWDDRRAPDGPGEGPPLPDPEAITPEEGAASRELAEALERAITELPPKQRAALLLSRVDGLAYRDVAAALGSTEGAIKALLFRATHALKERLRDFL; translated from the coding sequence ATGACCCGGCTCCCGGTGCGGGAGGCCACCGGCCGCCGGGTCGCCGACCCGTCCGCCGGCGCCGCCTCCGATCCCGACGTCGCCCTCATGCTGGCCGTCCAGCAGGGCGACGGCGCCGCGTTCCCGGAGCTGTTCCGCCGCTTCGGTCCCCGCGTCCATCAGTATGTGCGCCGCCTGCTGTCGGGGCACGAGGCGCGGGCCGAGGAGATCACCCAGGACGTATTCGTCCAGGTGTACCGCTTCCGCGAGCGCTACCGTCCGGAGAGCCGGCTCGCGACCTGGATCTTCACCATCGCCACCAATCTCTGCCTGAACGAGCTGCGCCGTCCCGAGCGCCAGCTGCGCGTCGACCTGTGGGACGATCGGCGCGCACCCGACGGTCCGGGCGAGGGCCCGCCGTTGCCCGACCCCGAGGCGATCACCCCCGAGGAGGGGGCGGCCAGCCGCGAGCTGGCCGAGGCGCTCGAGCGCGCGATCACCGAGCTGCCGCCGAAGCAGCGCGCGGCGTTGCTGCTCTCGCGCGTCGACGGTCTCGCCTACCGCGACGTGGCGGCGGCGCTCGGCAGCACGGAGGGGGCCATCAAGGCGCTGCTGTTCCGCGCCACGCACGCGTTGAAGGAACGGCTGCGGGATTTCCTGTAA
- a CDS encoding zf-HC2 domain-containing protein — protein sequence MRCGTAREWFTAAVDGELAVRQRQELDAHLAACPACAAERARTARLLGALSVLAADAALPPHLEQDTLRRVRQLAAADRERSAARVRGGVGRWLGLAAPALAAAAVLVLAVRPAPPPVPAVVVEPAASVAPPAPPPVRVARKTTPAPRASGPAAVRPEAPADAPAAMARREAMPSPERADDVALSEPPPELIARPDLYRDLPILQNLEKLENYDAIETTTLDAAHRGPNG from the coding sequence ATGCGATGCGGCACGGCTCGGGAATGGTTCACCGCGGCGGTCGACGGCGAGCTCGCCGTGCGCCAGCGCCAGGAGCTCGACGCGCACCTGGCGGCATGCCCGGCGTGTGCGGCCGAGCGCGCCCGGACGGCTCGCCTCCTCGGTGCCCTCTCGGTCCTGGCGGCCGACGCCGCCCTGCCGCCGCACCTCGAGCAGGACACGCTGCGCCGCGTGCGTCAGCTGGCCGCCGCCGATCGCGAGCGCTCCGCGGCACGGGTGCGCGGCGGCGTCGGCCGCTGGCTCGGGCTGGCGGCGCCCGCGTTGGCCGCGGCGGCCGTGCTCGTGCTGGCGGTGCGGCCTGCGCCGCCGCCGGTCCCGGCGGTGGTCGTCGAGCCGGCGGCATCCGTTGCGCCTCCCGCCCCGCCGCCCGTCCGCGTGGCACGCAAGACGACACCTGCACCGCGGGCGTCGGGGCCAGCGGCGGTCCGGCCGGAGGCGCCTGCCGATGCGCCCGCGGCGATGGCACGGCGTGAGGCGATGCCGAGCCCGGAGCGGGCGGACGATGTCGCGCTGAGCGAGCCGCCGCCGGAGCTGATCGCGCGCCCGGACCTCTATCGCGACCTGCCGATCCTCCAGAACCTCGAGAAGCTCGAGAACTACGACGCCATCGAGACGACCACGCTCGATGCGGCACACCGGGGCCCGAACGGGTGA
- a CDS encoding DUF3106 domain-containing protein — MTRRALLALCLGAVLAAPALAQPPPRRWDQLSPEERARAWDNYRRYQKLPPERQQFLEKRYQRYQQLPPDERQRLRQNYDQYERQAPDQRRQFNQKYKRWKQEKK, encoded by the coding sequence GTGACGCGCCGCGCGCTCCTCGCGCTGTGCCTCGGCGCCGTGCTGGCGGCGCCCGCGCTGGCGCAGCCGCCGCCCCGGCGCTGGGACCAGCTCTCGCCGGAGGAGCGCGCACGGGCGTGGGACAACTACCGCCGCTACCAGAAGCTGCCCCCCGAGCGGCAGCAGTTCCTGGAGAAGCGCTACCAGCGCTATCAGCAGCTTCCGCCCGACGAGCGCCAGCGCCTGCGTCAGAACTACGATCAGTACGAACGCCAGGCGCCGGACCAGCGCCGGCAGTTCAACCAGAAATACAAGCGCTGGAAGCAGGAGAAGAAGTAG
- the uvrB gene encoding excinuclease ABC subunit UvrB — protein MRREGTFQLRADFAPQGDQPQAIAQLAAGVRAGEPHQVLLGVTGSGKTFTVSQVVAAVNRPTLVIAPNKTLAAQLFHEFRTFFPENAVRYFVSYYDYYQPEAYVPSTDTYIAKDSSINDEIDKMRHAATKALLERNDVLVVASVSCIYGLGSPASYFDMLVVVERDDVIERDALLRKLVDMQYQRNDYDFHRGTFRVRGDVVEIYPSYEEGRAVRVELFGDQVEAIAEIDPLRGTVQRRLERIAIYPASHYVATAPTLKRAVDSIRVELKERLAELRDANKLLEAQRLEQRTLYDLELLAEMGFCPGIENYSRHLDGRQPGEPPYTLLDYFPKDFLLVIDESHVTVSQIGAMYRGDRSRKTTLVDFGFRLPSALDNRPLDFEEFRARVGQSLYVSATPGDWEVRLAHGHVVEQLIRPTGLVDPEVVVRPARHQVDDLVEEIRQRVAAEERVLVTTLTKKMAEDLTDYFQDIGIRVRYIHADIDTIERTEIIRDLRKGLFDVLVGINLLREGLDLPEVSLVAILDADKEGYLRSERSLIQTIGRAARNANGRVLMYADTVTDSMRKALDETARRRTVQMEYNRTHGITPTTIKKKIAEGLVVACEGDYLTVPLAADAAANLPVDPAELARTVQKLRGEMREAARQLEFERAAVLRDEIRVLEERLLGVAPEAEPAS, from the coding sequence ATGCGCCGGGAAGGGACGTTCCAGCTCCGTGCCGACTTCGCGCCGCAGGGCGATCAGCCGCAGGCGATCGCGCAGCTCGCCGCGGGCGTTCGGGCCGGCGAGCCGCATCAGGTCCTGCTCGGCGTGACCGGCAGCGGCAAGACGTTCACGGTCTCGCAGGTGGTCGCCGCGGTCAACCGGCCGACGCTGGTGATCGCGCCGAACAAGACGCTGGCGGCGCAGCTCTTCCACGAGTTCCGCACCTTCTTCCCCGAGAACGCGGTGCGCTACTTCGTGAGCTATTACGACTACTACCAGCCCGAGGCGTACGTGCCCTCGACGGACACCTACATCGCCAAGGACTCGTCCATCAACGACGAGATCGACAAGATGCGCCACGCCGCCACGAAGGCGCTGCTCGAGCGCAACGACGTGCTGGTGGTCGCGAGCGTCTCGTGCATCTACGGCCTCGGCTCGCCGGCGTCGTACTTCGACATGCTCGTGGTGGTGGAGCGCGACGACGTCATCGAGCGCGACGCTCTGCTGCGCAAGCTGGTCGACATGCAGTACCAGCGCAACGACTACGACTTCCACCGCGGCACGTTCCGCGTGCGCGGGGACGTGGTCGAGATCTATCCGTCGTACGAAGAGGGCCGGGCGGTGCGCGTCGAGCTGTTCGGCGACCAGGTCGAGGCGATCGCCGAGATCGATCCGCTGCGCGGCACGGTGCAGCGCCGGCTCGAGCGCATCGCCATCTATCCGGCCAGCCACTACGTCGCGACCGCGCCCACCCTGAAGCGCGCGGTCGACTCGATCCGCGTCGAGCTGAAGGAGCGGCTCGCCGAGCTGCGCGACGCGAACAAGCTGCTCGAGGCGCAGCGGCTCGAGCAGCGCACGCTCTACGACCTCGAGCTGCTCGCGGAGATGGGCTTCTGCCCCGGCATCGAGAACTACTCGCGCCATCTCGACGGGCGCCAGCCCGGCGAGCCGCCCTACACGCTGCTCGACTACTTCCCGAAGGACTTCCTCCTCGTCATCGACGAGAGCCACGTCACCGTGTCGCAGATCGGCGCGATGTACCGCGGCGACCGCTCGCGCAAGACGACGCTCGTCGACTTCGGCTTCCGGCTGCCGTCGGCGCTCGACAACCGGCCGCTCGACTTCGAGGAGTTCCGCGCCCGCGTCGGGCAGTCGCTGTACGTGTCGGCCACCCCCGGCGACTGGGAGGTGCGCCTGGCGCACGGACACGTCGTCGAGCAGCTCATCCGGCCGACCGGCCTCGTCGACCCGGAGGTCGTCGTGCGGCCCGCCCGCCATCAGGTCGACGACCTGGTCGAGGAGATCCGCCAGCGCGTCGCCGCCGAGGAGCGGGTGCTGGTGACCACGCTCACCAAGAAGATGGCCGAGGATCTGACCGACTACTTCCAGGACATCGGCATCCGCGTGCGCTACATCCACGCCGACATCGACACCATCGAGCGCACCGAGATCATCCGCGACCTGCGCAAGGGGCTGTTCGACGTCCTCGTCGGCATCAACCTGCTGCGCGAGGGCCTCGACCTGCCGGAGGTGTCGCTGGTCGCGATCCTCGACGCCGACAAGGAAGGCTACCTGCGCTCGGAGCGCTCGCTCATCCAGACGATCGGCCGCGCGGCGCGCAACGCCAACGGCCGCGTGCTGATGTACGCCGACACGGTGACGGACTCGATGCGCAAGGCGCTCGACGAGACCGCCCGCCGCCGTACCGTGCAGATGGAGTACAACCGGACGCACGGGATCACGCCGACCACGATCAAGAAGAAGATCGCCGAAGGCCTCGTGGTCGCGTGCGAGGGCGACTACCTGACCGTGCCGCTCGCTGCCGACGCCGCGGCGAACCTGCCGGTCGATCCGGCGGAGCTGGCCCGCACCGTACAGAAGCTGCGCGGCGAGATGCGCGAGGCGGCGCGCCAGCTCGAGTTCGAGCGCGCGGCGGTGCTGCGCGACGAGATCCGCGTCCTCGAGGAGCGGCTGCTCGGCGTCGCGCCCGAGGCAGAGCCCGCGTCGTGA
- the uvrC gene encoding excinuclease ABC subunit UvrC has protein sequence MTVDDASAPPAAERPAPSLEDRLASVPAAPGVYLLKDTGGKVIYVGKAVNLRSRVRTYLRGGDERSQVRFLVGKLADFDTLVTASEKEALILENNLIKQYKPRYNIRLKDDKSYVSVKVTIAEAWPRVLVTRRIVKDGSRYFGPFHSASAVRETLDAIRKIFPLRTCSDPVFKNRSRPCIEYDIKRCLAPCVLPVDRAAYGEHLREAMLLLEGRSREVGANLRARMAAAAEAERFEEAARLRDQLRAIDKTQERQQVVAHWGVDQDVFGLYREGGAIEVQVLFVRDGKLVSNQAYAFDDWEQSDAEVLEAVLTQFYQATARDVPDEILLPVAVSDAAVRAEYLGEKRGRKVVILVPQRGDKLRLVEMAQANARQGFVSRRAAVDEGGRQVGELQRRLHLRRAPERIECVDIATFQGGETVGAVVAFAGGRPDKDGYRRFRIRTVEGTDDFASMREVLERRFRAGPRRREPPDLLVIDGGLGQLAAAQAALAEVGLSELAVVGLAKERVARDPLAREVQTRPERIFLPGRKNPVILRQNSTALFLLQRVRDEAHRFANTYHRALRRRARLTSRLDAVTGVGPQRRRALLRALGSIARVRTASIEELCTVSGITPAIAARIKEQLGQG, from the coding sequence GTGACGGTCGACGACGCGAGCGCGCCGCCGGCGGCGGAGCGGCCCGCGCCGTCGCTCGAGGACCGCCTCGCGTCGGTGCCCGCGGCGCCGGGCGTGTACCTGCTGAAGGACACCGGCGGCAAGGTGATCTACGTCGGCAAGGCGGTGAACCTGCGCAGCCGCGTGCGCACCTACCTGCGCGGCGGCGACGAGCGCAGCCAGGTGCGCTTCCTCGTCGGCAAGCTCGCCGACTTCGACACCCTCGTCACGGCGTCCGAGAAGGAAGCGCTGATCCTCGAGAACAACCTCATCAAGCAGTACAAGCCGCGCTACAACATCCGGCTGAAGGACGACAAGAGCTACGTCAGCGTCAAGGTCACGATCGCCGAGGCGTGGCCGCGCGTCCTCGTCACCCGGCGGATCGTGAAGGACGGCAGCCGCTACTTCGGCCCGTTCCACAGCGCGTCGGCGGTGCGCGAGACGCTCGACGCCATCCGCAAGATCTTCCCGCTGCGCACGTGCAGCGACCCGGTCTTCAAGAACCGCAGCCGCCCGTGCATCGAGTACGACATCAAGCGCTGCCTGGCGCCGTGCGTGCTGCCGGTCGACCGTGCCGCCTACGGCGAGCATCTGCGCGAGGCGATGCTGCTGCTCGAGGGGCGCAGCCGCGAGGTGGGGGCGAACCTGCGCGCACGCATGGCCGCCGCCGCCGAGGCCGAGCGCTTCGAGGAGGCGGCGCGCCTGCGCGACCAGCTGCGCGCCATCGACAAGACGCAGGAGCGCCAGCAGGTCGTCGCGCACTGGGGCGTCGATCAGGACGTGTTCGGGCTCTACCGCGAGGGGGGCGCCATCGAGGTGCAGGTGCTCTTCGTGCGCGACGGCAAGCTGGTCTCGAACCAGGCCTACGCCTTCGACGACTGGGAGCAGAGCGACGCCGAGGTGCTGGAGGCCGTGCTGACGCAGTTCTACCAGGCGACGGCGCGCGACGTGCCGGACGAGATCCTGCTGCCCGTCGCGGTCTCCGACGCCGCCGTGCGCGCCGAGTATCTCGGCGAGAAGCGGGGACGCAAGGTCGTGATCCTCGTGCCCCAGCGTGGCGACAAGCTGCGGCTCGTCGAGATGGCGCAGGCGAACGCGCGCCAGGGCTTCGTCTCACGGCGCGCGGCCGTCGACGAAGGCGGGCGGCAGGTGGGCGAGCTGCAACGCCGGCTCCATCTGCGCCGGGCGCCGGAGCGCATCGAATGCGTCGACATCGCGACCTTCCAGGGCGGCGAGACCGTGGGCGCGGTGGTGGCGTTCGCCGGCGGACGGCCGGACAAGGACGGCTACCGGCGCTTTCGCATTCGCACCGTGGAGGGTACGGACGACTTCGCGTCGATGCGCGAGGTGCTGGAGCGACGTTTTCGCGCCGGCCCGCGCCGGCGCGAGCCGCCGGACCTGCTCGTCATCGACGGCGGCCTCGGGCAGCTCGCGGCGGCGCAGGCGGCGCTGGCCGAGGTCGGGCTGTCCGAGCTGGCGGTCGTCGGGCTCGCGAAGGAGCGCGTCGCGCGCGACCCGCTGGCCCGCGAGGTCCAGACGCGGCCGGAGCGCATCTTTCTCCCGGGACGGAAGAACCCGGTGATCCTGCGCCAGAACTCGACGGCCCTGTTCCTGCTCCAGCGCGTGCGCGACGAGGCCCACCGCTTCGCCAACACCTACCACCGCGCGTTGCGGCGGCGGGCGCGGCTCACGTCGCGGCTCGACGCCGTCACCGGGGTGGGGCCGCAGCGGCGTCGAGCGTTGCTGCGCGCGCTCGGCAGCATCGCGCGCGTGCGGACGGCGTCGATCGAGGAGCTGTGCACGGTGTCGGGAATCACGCCGGCGATCGCCGCGCGCATCAAGGAGCAGCTCGGGCAGGGCTGA
- a CDS encoding DNA internalization-related competence protein ComEC/Rec2 has translation MDVRGAVYCMAVGVVGAQLMPPAPAWLAAVTGLAAGGALGLGWMGRSGDRALGGAGRALLGVALTTAAGAVAAWRLAAVLAPVLPPDHVAAGTLPRGATIAGRVAALPVARGTRTFIVVDVEEEGGVPARGRVRLAVRGRPSKVRSGDTVRVTTTLRRPRGFANPGGFDVAGHLARRGVHVIAAAWEPALVVRRSRPPRSPGDRLERWRGRLVRAIARAVPGAEGAVLRALVIGDQSAIPAALRDAFARAGVVHVLSVSGLHVALVGGASWVLLRWLLARSTWLLLRVDVRALAAVASLGPVTGYAALAGLESATVRSALMAAAGVAALLAGRRLGPLRALALAAIALGLAVPGSPREIAFQLSFASVLAIALATTRWSGSGDGWRARIRAGLVVSAAALVGTAPLTALHFGQVAPMALAANPLVVPLCGGPVVGLGLVGAALEPVLPAVAAAAWRVAGVALRPTLAVVETLAAVPGAAVGVPAPSPAALTTLAVLLGALVAPPGCGRRAALAVAAALLVALAAHDVRARWAPERLRLTILDVGQGDAAVAELPNGRVLVVDAGGFPGGDFDPGAAIVAPFLRTRSIARIDALVMTHAHPDHFGGLAALLASPGAAELWWSGHAGRGVAWAALETAIARSGVRLRRLRAGRPLPALAGHGRVLHPPAGWPGGRANDDSVVLRLRLGRVAFLLTGDVEARAERAMLARGARLRADVVKVPHHGSRTSSTPGLVAATGAAVAVIPVGAENRYGHPAPDVTARWRAAGACVLRTDACGAVTLETDGRSLAVTSVRGCGCPEVSTPRP, from the coding sequence GTGGACGTGCGCGGGGCGGTGTACTGCATGGCGGTCGGGGTGGTGGGGGCGCAGCTGATGCCGCCCGCACCGGCGTGGCTCGCCGCGGTCACCGGGCTGGCGGCCGGCGGCGCGCTGGGCCTCGGGTGGATGGGACGCAGCGGCGACCGGGCCCTCGGTGGGGCCGGCCGCGCGCTGCTCGGGGTCGCGCTCACGACGGCGGCCGGAGCGGTCGCGGCATGGCGGCTGGCGGCAGTGCTCGCCCCCGTTCTGCCGCCCGACCACGTCGCCGCCGGGACGCTGCCGCGGGGCGCGACGATCGCCGGCCGCGTCGCGGCGCTGCCCGTGGCGCGCGGTACGCGCACCTTCATCGTGGTCGACGTCGAGGAGGAAGGCGGCGTCCCGGCGCGCGGCCGTGTGCGGCTGGCGGTGCGGGGCCGGCCGTCGAAGGTGCGCTCCGGCGACACCGTGCGCGTCACCACCACGCTGCGACGGCCGCGCGGCTTCGCGAACCCCGGCGGCTTCGACGTCGCCGGTCATCTCGCGCGCCGCGGCGTCCACGTCATCGCGGCGGCGTGGGAGCCGGCGCTGGTCGTGCGCCGGAGTCGGCCGCCGCGGAGCCCGGGCGACCGCCTCGAGCGCTGGCGCGGCCGACTCGTGCGTGCCATCGCGCGCGCCGTTCCGGGCGCCGAGGGCGCCGTGCTGCGCGCGCTCGTGATCGGCGACCAGAGCGCGATCCCAGCGGCGCTGCGCGACGCGTTCGCGCGTGCGGGCGTGGTGCACGTCCTGTCGGTGTCCGGGCTGCACGTGGCGCTCGTGGGCGGGGCGAGCTGGGTGCTGCTGCGCTGGCTGCTCGCGCGCAGCACCTGGCTCCTCCTGCGCGTCGACGTGCGCGCGCTCGCCGCCGTCGCGAGCCTCGGGCCCGTGACGGGATACGCGGCGCTCGCCGGTCTCGAGTCGGCGACGGTGCGCTCGGCGCTCATGGCCGCGGCCGGGGTGGCGGCGCTGCTCGCGGGCCGGCGGCTCGGGCCGCTGCGCGCGCTCGCGCTCGCCGCGATCGCGCTCGGACTCGCGGTCCCGGGGTCGCCGCGCGAGATCGCCTTCCAGCTGTCGTTCGCCTCCGTCCTCGCGATCGCGCTCGCGACCACGCGCTGGAGCGGCAGCGGCGACGGCTGGCGCGCGCGCATCCGCGCCGGTCTCGTGGTGTCGGCGGCGGCCCTCGTCGGGACGGCGCCGCTGACCGCGCTCCACTTCGGGCAGGTCGCGCCGATGGCGCTGGCGGCGAATCCGCTCGTGGTCCCGCTCTGCGGCGGCCCCGTCGTCGGCCTCGGGCTCGTCGGCGCCGCGCTCGAGCCGGTGCTGCCCGCGGTCGCGGCCGCGGCCTGGCGCGTGGCCGGCGTCGCGCTCCGGCCGACGCTCGCCGTCGTCGAGACGCTGGCGGCCGTGCCCGGCGCGGCGGTCGGCGTGCCCGCGCCGAGCCCGGCGGCGCTCACGACGCTGGCGGTGCTGCTCGGGGCGCTGGTCGCGCCGCCGGGGTGCGGGCGCCGCGCGGCGCTCGCGGTCGCCGCGGCGTTGCTCGTCGCGCTCGCCGCGCATGACGTGCGGGCGCGCTGGGCGCCGGAGCGGCTGCGCCTGACGATCCTCGACGTCGGGCAGGGCGACGCCGCGGTCGCGGAGCTACCGAACGGCCGCGTCCTCGTGGTCGACGCGGGCGGCTTTCCCGGCGGCGACTTCGACCCCGGCGCGGCCATCGTCGCGCCGTTCCTGCGCACGCGCTCGATCGCGCGCATCGACGCTCTCGTCATGACCCACGCCCATCCCGATCACTTCGGCGGGCTCGCCGCGCTGCTGGCGTCGCCAGGCGCCGCGGAGCTGTGGTGGAGCGGGCACGCCGGGCGCGGCGTCGCCTGGGCGGCCCTCGAGACGGCGATCGCGCGCAGCGGGGTGCGGCTGCGTCGCCTGCGCGCCGGCCGGCCGCTGCCCGCCTTGGCCGGTCACGGCCGGGTGCTGCATCCGCCTGCGGGCTGGCCCGGGGGGCGCGCGAACGACGACTCGGTCGTCCTGCGGCTGCGCCTCGGGCGCGTCGCCTTCCTCCTGACCGGCGACGTGGAGGCACGCGCCGAGCGGGCGATGCTCGCCCGCGGGGCGCGGCTCCGCGCCGACGTCGTCAAGGTGCCGCACCACGGCAGCCGCACGTCGAGCACGCCGGGGCTGGTGGCGGCGACCGGCGCTGCGGTCGCCGTGATCCCGGTGGGTGCCGAGAACCGCTACGGGCACCCGGCGCCGGACGTGACGGCGCGCTGGCGCGCCGCCGGGGCATGCGTGCTGCGCACCGACGCGTGCGGCGCGGTCACGCTCGAGACCGACGGCCGCTCGCTGGCCGTGACGTCGGTCCGCGGCTGCGGCTGTCCCGAGGTCAGTACGCCCCGGCCGTGA
- a CDS encoding response regulator transcription factor — MTIGLRKRRIVIVDDHTLFREGLKTILATEEDLEVVADVESAEDIVELVWQSRPDLLLLDIRMPQGSGLDAIPAVLKISPNTQVLVLTASDEKEEHVRAFRLGAKGVILKDSARQTLIQAIRTVCHGEVWMDPRMSGALAEELSHLGGDSEPIGTRHENGLTERELEIVKLVASGFKNKEVGNTLAISERTVKTHLTNIFQKLGVRDRVGLVMYALKHNLTAGAY, encoded by the coding sequence ATGACCATCGGGCTACGCAAGCGGCGCATCGTGATCGTCGACGATCACACGCTCTTCCGCGAGGGACTGAAGACCATTCTCGCCACCGAGGAGGATCTCGAGGTCGTCGCCGACGTCGAGAGCGCCGAGGACATCGTCGAGCTGGTGTGGCAGAGCCGGCCGGACCTGCTCCTGCTCGACATCCGCATGCCGCAGGGCAGCGGGCTCGACGCGATCCCGGCGGTGCTGAAGATCAGCCCGAACACGCAGGTGCTGGTGCTGACCGCGTCCGACGAGAAGGAGGAGCACGTGCGCGCGTTCCGCCTCGGGGCGAAGGGCGTGATCCTGAAGGACTCCGCGCGCCAGACGCTGATCCAGGCGATCCGTACCGTCTGCCACGGTGAGGTCTGGATGGACCCGCGCATGAGCGGCGCACTCGCCGAGGAGCTGAGCCACCTGGGCGGCGACAGCGAGCCCATCGGCACGCGGCACGAGAACGGGCTCACCGAGCGCGAGCTCGAGATCGTGAAGCTCGTCGCCTCCGGCTTCAAGAACAAGGAGGTCGGCAACACCCTCGCCATCAGCGAGCGCACCGTGAAGACGCACCTCACGAACATCTTCCAGAAGCTGGGCGTGCGCGACCGCGTCGGGCTCGTGATGTATGCGCTGAAGCACAACCTCACGGCCGGGGCGTACTGA